One Plasmodium reichenowi strain SY57 chromosome Unknown, whole genome shotgun sequence DNA segment encodes these proteins:
- a CDS encoding palmitoyltransferase, putative — protein sequence MKEANAYEKDIRRLLPVMLIGLVTVVMYTIFVTFYCMVLLQINVEKQYVNIDLLNEGYTKLLT from the exons atgaaAGAAGCTAACGCAtatgaaaaagatataaGGCGACTTTTACCTGTTATG TTAATAGGTTTAGTAACCGTTGTTATGTACACAATATTTGTTACa TTTTATTGTATGGTATTATTACAAATTAATGTGGAAAAAcaatatgtaaatatagATCTCTTAAATGAAGGATATAC